The Rhizoctonia solani chromosome 14, complete sequence genome has a segment encoding these proteins:
- a CDS encoding glutathione S-transferase: MSPSSPLLYTAGTPNGHKVSIALEELKEAYNFQYEVYKIDFHKTEQKEPWFLKINPNGRIPALVDRSRDNFAVFESAAILLYIAQHYDVERKFSYDPVIDPDLYSEQLQWLFFTHGGIGPMQGQAGHFYRYAVEKIPYAINRYINETKRLYSVDREYLVGLGKGKYGIADINTYPWVRFSSWVGIESLEEFPNLDAWVKRVSERPQVKSGLDIPDPQGPPMTKEEEEKAVEERRKWILQTQK; this comes from the exons ATGTCTCCCAGCTCACCGTTGCTATATACTGCCGGTACTCCAAACG GGCACAAGGTATCGATTGCTCTTGAAGAGCTCAAGGAAGCATATAATTTCCAATATGAGGTCTACAAAATCGATTTTCAT AAAACCGAGCAAAAAGAGCCGTGGTTTCTAAAG ATTAATCCCAATGGACGGATCCCAGCCTTGGTCGATCGCTCGCGTGACAACTTTGCTGTATTCGAATCGGCAGCCATTTTGCTCTATATTGCACAG CATTACGATGTTGAGCGCAAGTTCAGTTACGACCCAGTAATAGACCCGGATCTGTACTCGGAGCAGTTGCAATGGCTGTTCTTTACT CATGGGGGCATTGGTCCGATGCAAGGTCAGGCTGGCCACTTTTATCGGTATGCAGTCGAGAAAAT ACCGTATGCAATCAACA GATACATCAATGAAACAAAGCGCCTGTACTCAG TCGACCGGGAATACCTTGTTGGACTAGGCAAGGGTAAATATGGTATCGCTGATATCAACACATACCCTTGGGTTCGTTTCAGCTCCTGGGTAGGCATAGAAAGCCTAGAAGAATTTCCGAACCTAGAT GCTTGGGTCAAACGCGTTTCAGAGAGGCCTCAGGTCAAGAGCGGGTTAGACATCCCAGATCCTCAGGGTCCTCCTATGACgaaagaggaggaggagaagGCGGTCGAGGAGAGGCGCAAATGGATCCTTCAGACTCAGAAGTGA